From uncultured Methanobrevibacter sp., a single genomic window includes:
- a CDS encoding CBS domain-containing protein, with protein MLEKTKVKDLMTKDVLTVECEEATVFAFEKLMKHKISAMPVVDNGKMVGIVTATDLGHNLILDHYQYGTKVKSAMVKDVACVSSEDTIKDAVSVMFDKAPGDSIINQLPVVDDGELVGIISDGDIIKILKEYL; from the coding sequence ATGTTAGAAAAGACAAAAGTTAAAGATTTAATGACAAAAGATGTTTTAACAGTTGAATGTGAAGAAGCAACTGTTTTCGCTTTTGAAAAGTTAATGAAGCATAAGATAAGTGCAATGCCTGTTGTTGACAATGGAAAAATGGTTGGTATCGTAACCGCTACAGACTTAGGCCATAACTTGATTTTAGACCATTATCAATATGGTACCAAAGTGAAATCCGCTATGGTTAAGGATGTTGCATGTGTGTCTTCTGAAGATACCATTAAAGATGCAGTTTCTGTAATGTTTGATAAGGCTCCTGGAGATAGCATTATTAACCAATTGCCTGTTGTTGATGATGGTGAGCTTGTAGGTATCATATCTGATGGAGATATTATTAAGATATTAAAAGAATACTTATAA